The genomic window GTATGGTACAAAGCAGTATAAAATATCTTTTTGGTTGTATTTGAGGCCTCAATTTTCACCTTGGCCAGTTCTTTTTCCCACTTCGCATCACTATTTTTAACTATAGCAGTAAAATCCCAGCCTGGCAATTCTGTTTTAAGGTTTAAAATGGCATTTTCAATGCTTACCGGAGATAAAGCAACTTTAATCTGTAGTTTATCATGATTAATGGCATTAAAGTTTACCGCTGCTTTTAGTTTTTTGCCAGATAATGCCAGGCCGCTTTTAACGGCTGTGCTATCGTATAATGCAATACTTTTAATCGGTTGTGAAAGTTTGATTACAAAATACAAACGTTGATCGTTGGCCCAACCTTTCGAATTACGATGCCCTACAATAGTGGTCGCATCGAGCTGTTTAAATGATGCCGATACAGGTGCATCCCAGCCTATACCTTCTATCAAATCGATAATGATATGTGGGTTTTCAGCGCCTTTTTTAAAAGTATATTGGTGAAAACCTACTCTTTCGGTTGCTGTTAGTTCGGCTTTAATCTGGTATTTATCAAGCGATACACTGTAATAACCTGCTTTGGCTATTTCATTTTGATGCGAAAATTTAGACAGGTAGCCATTCTGGTCTTCGGCTGTTTTACCCTTTTCTAAAATCAGTTTACCAGTTGCAGGCATGATCGAAATATCGCCCAAATCGCCGATACCGGTACCACTTAAATGCGTATGTGCAAAACCGGTAATGGTATTACTAACATAATTATATCCACTGCACCAGTCCCAGCCCTCAAAAATGTTATTCGGCCCGAGCTGAACTGCACCAAAAGGGACATTCGCACCTACAAAAACGTGACCGTGTTTTGCCGATCCGATTAATGGATCTACATACTGGGTAAGTTTGGGGTTCTGCTGTGCAGCTGCATTAAGGGAGAATAGAGAGGCCGTTAGAAATAGAATAGACGAGGTTTTCTTGAACTGCATGTGTGCTTATAATTTCTTACATTAGAATTTAAAGCTTAAAAGTAAAACGTTTTACGTTTATTTTCTCATAAAGAGGAAAGAATTATATAAAAAGCCCGTCATTTCGACTGGAACACAGTGGAATGGAGAAATCTTTGAACTATGTTAAAAGATCTCTCCACTACGGTCGAGATGACGATACCTCCCAACATGATCCTCCATTTCAGTTATCAATGATTTATTTCCTAAATTATTGATAACTGAAATCTTGCATTATTTCCCGATAGAAGCATCAGGCTTAATAATTATGAATCTGTCATCAGCACCCCGATGTATTTGAAAAATTATAACCTCTCAGCATGACAGCATATATAAACGTCGGCTTAGCCAATCTCCAAAACAATTACCTGATCCGGTTCTGTACCATTTAAAGTTGTAGTAATGTTTAATGTTGATTTTTTAAAGGTATAGTTTACCGGACTTTTGTCTTTTAACAAATATGCTTTTTTAATTTTCTTTAGCGGAACGTTTTCTAAGTTAAGTGTTGCCGTTTTTCCGTCAACAAGGTGGATATAAACTTTGTTGTCGCTTTGCGTAATGCTTCCCCATGCCTGCGGTTTTATAAATCCCGCTTTAGTACCGTAAATACTTTCACCATAAATTTTAAGCCAATCGCCCAAACCGGCTAATCGGTCTTGAAACTCCGGTTGAATTTTACCACTCGGCATTGGCCCAATGTTCAGTAAAAGATTAGAACCTAAACTTGCTGCTTTAACCAACATATGCACCAGTTCTTTATTCGTTTTGTAATAGGTATCGCTCAGGTTATATCCCCACGAATTTGAAATGGTTTCGCAGGTTTCGAGCGGTAGTTTATCTGATGCCTTTTGAAAACTTAAGCCAGATTTATTCTCACCAGGAAGATCGCGTTCGAACATCTGGAAATCTTCTCCTGCAAAGGGTGTAAGGTGGTGGTTGTTACCAATCATACACTGTGGCTGAAGTTTGTGGATTAAGCCATAAATTTCGTTGTATTTCCAATCAATCCGCGATGTTCTGTCTTTTGATCCTTCTGGTGCAGTCTGATCCCAATGCCCGTCGAACCAGATCCCGCCTATCTCACCATAATTGGTTAACAACTCTGTTAATTGGTTTTTCATGAACTGCAAATAGCTTGCATAATCGCCTTTACCAGTCCTACCTGAGTTCTGTCCGGTACGGCCCGTTTCGTGCGGATAGTCTTCTCTGCGCCAATCTAACAGCGAATAATACAGGTATAGTTTTATACCTTGCTTGTGGCACTCATCGGCCATCATTTTTACAATATCTTTTTTGTAGGGCGTATTCATGATATTGAAATCAGAATATTTGGTATCCCACATGCTAAAACCATCATGATGCCTGGTAATCAGCGTAATGTATTTCATTCCGGCATTCTTCGCCATGCTTACCCATTGTTCGGCATTAAACTCAATAGGGTTAAAAAAATCTTTAAGGTTGGTATAATTATGAACATTCAACTTTCGTTCGTTCATTACCCATTCGCCGCTTCCTGGTATACTAAAAGGACCCCAATGGATAAACAGGCCAAAACGGGCATCGTTAAACCATTTACGGCTTTCGATATTTGATGGAGATGGGCTGTAAGTTTGGGCGGAAACATTGAATGCTACAAAGCCAAAGAAACACAAAAGCAGTATTTTTTTCATGCGAATATTTTTGATTAGAATTTGAAATTAATCATTTATTCACATTAATCACCCTTTAAGCTAATAGGGCTTAAGCTTTTTCCATTAAAACTTAAGATTCCACATTAAAAACCAAATTTAAGTGCAGTTGTGTTAAGTTAAGTAAAACAAAAAGTATACAACAGATATTTTGCTTTCTAACCTGGGAAGGTTAAAAAAATTGCTATTTATTTTATAGTCAACCTATTAATCAACAACAGCAAGCGCTTTAACCGGCTTGCCTATTACTTTGTAATTTCCATCACCTTTTAAAATAGCCAGGATCTGCGATTGGTTGGTAAAAAGATTTTTTGCCGCAGCCAATTCTTTATCGTACTGGAAGCTCTGCTCAATTCTTCCTTTCTCGTAAAAATACCGGCTTACGATCTGTGTTTCTAAAACTCTTTTTATTTCTGCTTTATGGCTAACCAGATCGGTTTTTTTAGAAGAGGTAAGTTTATATTTAAGATTCTCCAGATCGGTTTTTACCTCAGCAGATTTATTTTCCTTTTCGGCTTCCAGCCTTAAATCGGAAAGCAACCTTTCGGTACGGCTGAGGTAGGTTAAATCTTTATCGGCTAAGCTGCCAGAAAATGCAGCATAATCCGCATCCGATAACTGGAAAGTTTTGGCTGAGGCCAAATTTGGTTTTTCTTTCTTATATTGATTTGCGTAGGTAAAGAAAAGGTTTTTATTAAGCATTGAAATGGTAATCGGACTGAGCTTTATGGCATCTACCACGATATCGGGATAAACGCCATTACCACTGTACACGTTTCTTCCTGCTTTGGTTTGGTACATTGCCATGGTCGAATCGGCAAAACGTTCGGCAACACCATCTGCATTTTTATGCGCATAATCTAATTTTTGGATGCACCTGCCTGATGGTGTATAATATTTCGCCACAGTTACTTTAACCAAGCTGTTATAGGGCAGGTTGAAGGTTTGCTGAACCAAGCCTTTGCCATAACTACGTTGACCAATTACAATGGCACGATCTAAATCCTGTAAAGAACCCGCAACAATCTCTGAGGCTGAGGCTGAATTTCCATTTACAAGCACTACTAACGGAACCGAGGTAGAAACCGGGGTTAAAAGTGTTTTATAGGCAATGGTTTTCTCTACATTTTTGCCTTTTTGGGTTACAATAAGCTGATCCTTATTCACGAAGAGGTTCACAATTTTAACCGCTTCCTGCAAAATACCCCCGCCGTTGTTTCTCAAATCTAAAACCACACCTTTTGGGTTTTCTTTTTGAATAGCCAACAGCGCATCTTTAACTTCCTGTCCGGAATTTTCAAGAAATTTATCGAGTTTGATGTAACCAATGCCATCGCCTACCATTCCTGAGTAAGAAACGTTAGGCTGTTTTATTTCATCACGGACAAGTTTTTTAGTGATTTCTTTTCCATCTCTGATCACCAACAAATCAACGGCTGTGCCTTTAGGGCCACGCAATAATTGGCTAACTTCTGAGCGGTCCTTTCCTTTAATGGCAATCCCGTTGATGCTCACTACCTGATCGCCGGCTTTAATATCACTTTTATTTGCAGGATAACCTTCGCTTACTTCATTGATAAACAATTTGCCATCAATAAAAACAGTACTTGCACCAATACCACCATATTGAGTGCTCACATATTTCAGTTTGTAATCTTCAATCTCTGATTCCGGAACATATTCGGTATAGGGATCTAAACTATCCAACATGGCATCAATCCCCGTTTTCATCAATAGAGGGGCGTTGGTATCATCAACATAATTGATATTGATTTCTTTATAAAGCGAAGCAAAAATATCCAGGTTTTTAGATACGAGGAATAAATCTTCTTTAAATGAAAAAGACAAAACAGCCACACCTAAGCCAGCTGCTAAAAGACCATATTTTAGTTTCTTCATTCCCTTATATATTTAAATTCCGAAGGGCAAGTTAAATGAAATACCGCTCTTTTTGGAAGATTATTATTGATTAAGTACAAACGTAAATGTACAAAAACCGATAAATATTAAAAACAGCTTATTTGGGCTACGCGTAAATTAAGCGTTACGCTAAAAGAAATGAAAACAAAGGAAAGATTTACTAAAGTCTGTTACCCTTGGTGTCGGCAAGGGCTTTTTGAATGGTAAATTCGATGTAGGTACGGTCGCGTTTTACCAAACGCATTAAATCTTCAATCAGTTGATCTTCTTTGCCTGGCGTAAATTCTAAAGGCTCGTTCGCCAGATCACGATATTTCCTTAAGAACTTGGTTTTTACTTTAAATGCAGTTTCTGAAGTAAGTTGAAAATTAGCCATGGCATATTTTATTTGATGCAAAAGTAAAAAATATTTGCTCAGGTTAATACCTTTTTATGTGATGTGACAAAAAAAGTGGAGATTCGCGGATTCTTTTTGCACGATAATTGTGTTAAAAGCGCGTTATAAAACCTAATCGGTATAAAAACCGCTTAACACAAATTTTAAAATGAAACCATGTCTTGTATCATTGATCGTTTATGGTTTTATAACTTTTAAAAAACAAATTAAACAACATGAAAAAAATCATCTTCTCTATTGTTTTCCTAACCTTGGGTTGGGCAACATCAAAGGCACAAACGTTTAACCTTGGGGTTAAAGCAGGCGTAAACTTAGCCAAGTTAAATGCAGATTTTGCAAGTGAAGAAAACCGTTTAGGTTATCAGATCGGTGCCTGGGCACGCATTGGTGGCGCTAGTTTTTATGTGCAGCCAGAGGCTTACATTGGCAGTAAAGGCAATAAATTTATCAGCATTACGCAAGATAATGGGAACGAAGTTGCTGCTGAAGGAAAAGTAAAATTTACCACTTTAGATGTTCCTGTTTTATTGGGAACAAAATTTGGTGCTAAAAACTTAAACTTCCGCTTAATGGCTGGTCCGGTTATTTCATTTATTCTGGACGAAAATTCGTCTTTTAGTTCTGCTTATCAACAAGCTACCGATTTCGACAACTACAAAAACCAGGCACTGGGCCTACAAGCAGGTGCTGGTGTAGATGTGGGTAACATTTCGGTTGATTTACGTTATGAAGCTGGTTTATCCAACATCAGTAAAAGTGAAAAATACAGTCAAAAACCTAATTTATTTCAATTGAGTTTGGGATTCAAAATTTTGTAAGGATTAAAATGCGCCAGATTATTTTTTCTCTGGCGCTCCTTTTAAATTCAGGTCTTTTAATCTATTTCTGATCTGTTTCATAAAAGACCTACCAGGATCTGTTTTCTCGGTGAGATAATTCGGATCGCTTTCTTTCCATAAACCCGTTCCAATAAATTGCCTGTACTCGTAGTGTCCAATTAGGTATTCGATAGGATATTTCGTTTTCAGGTACCTCACCAGGTTTTCATTAGCCAGCAGCTGTTTCTTTGTTAAGGGTGCGCTTTCGCCCCCCACATTTTCTACCCCTATTGCACAATAGTTTAAGCCGATTACGTGCCTGGCAAATATAGAATCGGGCATTAACTGAAATATGGTTCCATCCCGATCGATAAGGTACTGACTGGATACATTTAGCGTTCCCGCTGTAGATATCGCCTTTCTGGCTTCTGGCAAAGTTGGATTATTAAAAGCATCAAATGTTTTCTCCAAACTTGGTATGGCTGTCCAATGCAATACCACCATAACTGGCTTAATAACCGCATTAGCCTGTTTAATGCCGTGTCGAACCTGTAGGTAATCGATACTGAGCTGTTTACGCTGATCGTCGAATATAATGGGTTTATAGAATGTCCGGAAGGTTGGTTTGGCACAACCAACAATTAAAGCCATCGCAAAAGATAAAAAAAATAGTTGTTTAATTTTCATCGAAATCGAATTAAAAAGAAAATCCCCAAAAAGGGGATTTTCAAATGCATTATCATTAATTAGTGTCCCACCAAAGCGGTGTTAGTAACCGGTATTTCTCCGAATTATCGCCCACAGCTTCTGGATTACGGGTTTGTTCATTGGATTCATACACCATTGCCCTTATCCACTGGTTGGCATTATTAGCATCGAAAACAACAGTATTCAGGTTTACCGGGCGCACCAAGGACGGGCCATAAATCGCCTGACTAAAATCAACCCTTCGCATATCAACCCAGGTTTCGGGATTTAAGCATAGTGTAATGTACTTTTGGCGCATAATGTGGCTCAAGCCCTGGGTAAGGTTTGTAAAGTGTGCCGCAAGCCCATCCGCCAACTGTGCAGTCCAGTAAGTATTAATTTCGGTTGCGCTAACACCGAGTTTACGCATATTGGCTTTAACACCTTCTTCGTAAGCAGCAAGTGCACCAGCGACATCATTAGAACGCAGCTTAGCTTCTGCTTCAATCAGCTTAATTTCAGAATAAGTGATGAAAGGGATAGGCGAGGTTTGTTTGGTATAAAATCCACTATTACTAAAACGGCCATAATCATTTCCATTTGTTTTAGTGGCATCTCCTGGCTGTCCGTTGACCAATAACCCTTGACCGCCTACCAAACCAGCACCGGCTTTTAAACCACGATACTGTCCATCAGAAACAGCTGGCTGCATAATCCTGCTTATCCTTGGATCTTGAAAAGTGGTATTGGTAACCGGAAACGAGGATAACATATTAACAAAGAATTGGCTCCAGGCAAAATAACGTGGATCGTAAAGCGCATTATTTGGATCTGTTGTGGTAAGCACAAAACCGCCCCAACTGTACCATGGGTTTTCATCTGTCTGGATCCCTCCTGATAAATAAGCAAACTGTGCATCCATTCCATCTGCATTAAAGGCATTGCTGCAGGCTTCGATAATTTTTGCAGGATTGTACAATGCACCTTTTTTAGATAAATGATTTAGATATCTGGCTTTTAGTGCCCAGGCAAATCTTTTCCATTTGGTTACATCTCCCTGAAACATGATATCTCCACCGTTGGCATTAAGTCCGGTAGCATTTGTTGTGCTGCTAAAAGCAACAATGGCTTCATCCAACAATTTATCAATACGTTGGTAAACTTCTTGCTGTTGTTGCATTTTGGGCAGCAGATTTAATTGAGTTTTGCCGTCGTAATAATCATCAACCACGATCGCGCCATATTGATCAGTAAGCAATCCAAAATTCATCGCTAACAAGGTTTTTCCGGCACCCACAAAATAAGGGCTTCCTTCTTCTTCACCTAAATTGATCAGATCTACACAATTAGGCATGGTATATACATAAGCATTTTGCCAAAGAAAGTAACTGGCCGTAAATCGCCATTGCTCTGCGTTACGGTTTGTGCCAGTAAGTAATTTAGTGGTTCCATACTGAACAAGACCCGAGACCTCCCTGGTGCCCCTCCATAATGCAGCCCCATTTGAGGTGGTAATGGCACCAACCAAGCGGCTTGCCGCTGAAATTTTCGTCGGGTTATTTGGATCTTTATTTACATCAAGGTACTTCTTACACGAGGTATTTAAAAACATACCACTGATTAATGATGCTATTATTATTTTATTTTTCATGACGATGCAATTAAAAAGTTAATCTTAAACCCATATCTACTCCACGTGTAGCCGGAATACCGAGGTTATCGAACCCGAAAGAACCAGATCCACCAACGCCTGCACCACTGCCCGAAACTTCAGGATCTACGCCCGAATATTTGGTAATCAGAATCAGGTTTCTGCCAGTTACGGTAAATGCCAGGCCTTTTAATTTCGTTTTAGCTAAAAAGCTGTTTGGCATGTTGTAGGTTAAAGTGGCGTATCTCAATCTGTACCAACTACCATCCTCTACAAAGTCGTAGCCTTGGTTGGCATAGATGGTTTGATA from Flavobacterium sp. W4I14 includes these protein-coding regions:
- a CDS encoding hypothetical protein (product_source=Hypo-rule applied; pfam=PF13568; superfamily=103515); translation: MKKIIFSIVFLTLGWATSKAQTFNLGVKAGVNLAKLNADFASEENRLGYQIGAWARIGGASFYVQPEAYIGSKGNKFISITQDNGNEVAAEGKVKFTTLDVPVLLGTKFGAKNLNFRLMAGPVISFILDENSSFSSAYQQATDFDNYKNQALGLQAGAGVDVGNISVDLRYEAGLSNISKSEKYSQKPNLFQLSLGFKIL
- a CDS encoding carboxyl-terminal processing protease (product_source=KO:K03797; cath_funfam=2.30.42.10,3.90.226.10; cog=COG0793; ko=KO:K03797; pfam=PF03572,PF17820; smart=SM00228,SM00245; superfamily=52096; tigrfam=TIGR00225), producing the protein MKKLKYGLLAAGLGVAVLSFSFKEDLFLVSKNLDIFASLYKEININYVDDTNAPLLMKTGIDAMLDSLDPYTEYVPESEIEDYKLKYVSTQYGGIGASTVFIDGKLFINEVSEGYPANKSDIKAGDQVVSINGIAIKGKDRSEVSQLLRGPKGTAVDLLVIRDGKEITKKLVRDEIKQPNVSYSGMVGDGIGYIKLDKFLENSGQEVKDALLAIQKENPKGVVLDLRNNGGGILQEAVKIVNLFVNKDQLIVTQKGKNVEKTIAYKTLLTPVSTSVPLVVLVNGNSASASEIVAGSLQDLDRAIVIGQRSYGKGLVQQTFNLPYNSLVKVTVAKYYTPSGRCIQKLDYAHKNADGVAERFADSTMAMYQTKAGRNVYSGNGVYPDIVVDAIKLSPITISMLNKNLFFTYANQYKKEKPNLASAKTFQLSDADYAAFSGSLADKDLTYLSRTERLLSDLRLEAEKENKSAEVKTDLENLKYKLTSSKKTDLVSHKAEIKRVLETQIVSRYFYEKGRIEQSFQYDKELAAAKNLFTNQSQILAILKGDGNYKVIGKPVKALAVVD
- a CDS encoding transcription termination factor NusB (product_source=COG0781; cath_funfam=1.10.1470.10; cog=COG0781) gives rise to the protein MANFQLTSETAFKVKTKFLRKYRDLANEPLEFTPGKEDQLIEDLMRLVKRDRTYIEFTIQKALADTKGNRL
- a CDS encoding N-acetylmuramoyl-L-alanine amidase (product_source=KO:K01447; cath_funfam=3.40.80.10; cleavage_site_network=SignalP-noTM; cog=COG3023; ko=KO:K01447; pfam=PF01510; smart=SM00644; superfamily=55846) — protein: MKIKQLFFLSFAMALIVGCAKPTFRTFYKPIIFDDQRKQLSIDYLQVRHGIKQANAVIKPVMVVLHWTAIPSLEKTFDAFNNPTLPEARKAISTAGTLNVSSQYLIDRDGTIFQLMPDSIFARHVIGLNYCAIGVENVGGESAPLTKKQLLANENLVRYLKTKYPIEYLIGHYEYRQFIGTGLWKESDPNYLTEKTDPGRSFMKQIRNRLKDLNLKGAPEKK
- a CDS encoding alpha-L-fucosidase (product_source=KO:K01206; cath_funfam=3.20.20.80; cleavage_site_network=SignalP-noTM; cog=COG3669; ko=KO:K01206; pfam=PF01120; smart=SM00812; superfamily=51445), giving the protein MKKILLLCFFGFVAFNVSAQTYSPSPSNIESRKWFNDARFGLFIHWGPFSIPGSGEWVMNERKLNVHNYTNLKDFFNPIEFNAEQWVSMAKNAGMKYITLITRHHDGFSMWDTKYSDFNIMNTPYKKDIVKMMADECHKQGIKLYLYYSLLDWRREDYPHETGRTGQNSGRTGKGDYASYLQFMKNQLTELLTNYGEIGGIWFDGHWDQTAPEGSKDRTSRIDWKYNEIYGLIHKLQPQCMIGNNHHLTPFAGEDFQMFERDLPGENKSGLSFQKASDKLPLETCETISNSWGYNLSDTYYKTNKELVHMLVKAASLGSNLLLNIGPMPSGKIQPEFQDRLAGLGDWLKIYGESIYGTKAGFIKPQAWGSITQSDNKVYIHLVDGKTATLNLENVPLKKIKKAYLLKDKSPVNYTFKKSTLNITTTLNGTEPDQVIVLEIG
- a CDS encoding hypothetical protein (product_source=Hypo-rule applied; pfam=PF12771; superfamily=48452); its protein translation is MKNKIIIASLISGMFLNTSCKKYLDVNKDPNNPTKISAASRLVGAITTSNGAALWRGTREVSGLVQYGTTKLLTGTNRNAEQWRFTASYFLWQNAYVYTMPNCVDLINLGEEEGSPYFVGAGKTLLAMNFGLLTDQYGAIVVDDYYDGKTQLNLLPKMQQQQEVYQRIDKLLDEAIVAFSSTTNATGLNANGGDIMFQGDVTKWKRFAWALKARYLNHLSKKGALYNPAKIIEACSNAFNADGMDAQFAYLSGGIQTDENPWYSWGGFVLTTTDPNNALYDPRYFAWSQFFVNMLSSFPVTNTTFQDPRISRIMQPAVSDGQYRGLKAGAGLVGGQGLLVNGQPGDATKTNGNDYGRFSNSGFYTKQTSPIPFITYSEIKLIEAEAKLRSNDVAGALAAYEEGVKANMRKLGVSATEINTYWTAQLADGLAAHFTNLTQGLSHIMRQKYITLCLNPETWVDMRRVDFSQAIYGPSLVRPVNLNTVVFDANNANQWIRAMVYESNEQTRNPEAVGDNSEKYRLLTPLWWDTN